The Haladaptatus cibarius D43 genome window below encodes:
- a CDS encoding MBL fold metallo-hydrolase, translating to MQIRVLGTAQDEGIPRLDCECNQCSAGVVRHGPAIAVESNERTILVDAPPDVKQTVGLTTVDSILLTHAHIGHYGGLFYFGREGYDTERKPLYCSEKMAAWLRNGNKAYHHLVARENVELRPFAPDEPFELDGLTCRPISVPHRNEDADTVGFRFEENGSSLIYIPDIDHWTRKAERAVRKSDVALVDGTFYSMDEIGETAEVVGRNVPHPTVPTTMKRFEDCETDLHFTHLNHTNPVADSSTPEYGTVVEHGFDVASDEQVFLLNSV from the coding sequence GTGCAAATCCGTGTTCTCGGAACGGCGCAGGACGAAGGCATCCCTCGACTGGACTGTGAGTGCAATCAGTGTTCTGCGGGCGTCGTCCGTCACGGGCCAGCCATTGCGGTCGAATCGAACGAGCGGACGATTCTGGTCGATGCGCCGCCCGACGTAAAGCAAACGGTTGGGTTGACGACGGTCGATTCGATTCTTCTTACGCACGCCCACATCGGCCACTACGGCGGCCTGTTTTACTTCGGGCGCGAGGGATACGACACAGAGCGTAAACCGCTGTACTGCTCGGAAAAAATGGCGGCATGGCTCCGCAACGGAAACAAAGCCTATCACCATCTCGTCGCGCGCGAGAACGTCGAACTGCGTCCGTTCGCGCCCGACGAACCGTTCGAACTCGACGGACTAACCTGCCGCCCGATTTCCGTCCCGCACAGGAACGAGGACGCCGATACGGTCGGATTCCGATTCGAGGAAAACGGTTCCTCTCTCATCTACATTCCGGACATCGACCACTGGACGCGGAAGGCGGAGCGAGCGGTCAGAAAGAGCGACGTTGCGTTGGTCGATGGAACGTTCTACTCGATGGACGAGATTGGCGAGACGGCCGAAGTCGTCGGGAGAAACGTTCCTCACCCGACAGTTCCGACGACGATGAAGCGGTTCGAGGACTGTGAAACCGACCTACATTTCACTCATCTGAATCACACCAATCCGGTCGCGGATTCGTCCACGCCGGAGTATGGAACCGTGGTCGAACATGGATTCGATGTGGCGAGTGACGAACAGGTATTTTTGTTGAACTCCGTCTGA
- a CDS encoding EamA family transporter — MNYIGWAIVALIGYTALPPLVSIATQDIPDTVAALVANGILVVAALAVTMYEGEQIAPYLVSDKAPYMYLAGVFLAIGILAYYRALASGPVSVVVPIFGLFIATSSVLSIAFLDEPLTARKVAGIGFALAAIYLTAVE, encoded by the coding sequence ATGAACTACATCGGCTGGGCAATCGTCGCCCTCATCGGCTACACGGCACTGCCGCCGCTCGTCAGCATCGCAACGCAAGATATTCCGGATACGGTCGCGGCGCTGGTGGCGAACGGTATCCTCGTCGTCGCGGCCCTCGCCGTGACGATGTACGAAGGCGAACAAATCGCGCCGTATCTCGTGAGCGACAAAGCGCCGTACATGTACCTCGCGGGCGTGTTTCTGGCAATCGGTATCCTCGCATACTATCGCGCACTGGCGTCCGGGCCGGTCAGCGTCGTCGTGCCGATTTTCGGCCTGTTCATCGCCACGAGTTCGGTTCTCAGTATCGCGTTCTTGGACGAACCCCTCACGGCGCGAAAAGTCGCAGGAATCGGGTTCGCACTGGCCGCAATCTATCTCACGGCGGTCGAATAG
- a CDS encoding DUF7523 family protein, protein MSLAETTREAVRRHPFLYSALRAGVLNYTATARYLSDEIGDDTDAIATALNRFSDEVPEYDTDSRDVRVTMQSGLGEQDGLGESDQRPILTVGDTGFAPDTGSMTAVLATGNVDATALAHALSRLAVDDISVVAAAVADESLIVVVGRRDGANAVRAVENALDSVPKLGGR, encoded by the coding sequence ATGTCACTCGCTGAAACCACACGGGAAGCGGTTCGTCGCCATCCCTTTCTCTACTCGGCGCTCCGCGCTGGCGTGCTGAACTACACCGCGACAGCCCGATATCTGTCGGACGAAATCGGCGACGACACGGACGCGATTGCCACCGCGCTGAACCGATTTTCCGACGAGGTTCCGGAGTATGACACCGATTCGCGGGACGTTCGCGTCACCATGCAGAGCGGCTTAGGAGAACAGGATGGATTGGGAGAATCAGACCAACGTCCGATTCTCACGGTCGGCGACACCGGATTTGCGCCGGATACAGGTTCGATGACCGCCGTGCTTGCGACCGGGAACGTCGATGCGACCGCACTGGCACACGCCCTTTCCCGACTCGCAGTTGACGATATTTCGGTCGTCGCCGCCGCCGTCGCCGACGAATCACTCATAGTGGTTGTCGGGCGAAGAGACGGCGCAAACGCGGTTCGCGCCGTCGAGAACGCACTGGATTCGGTGCCGAAACTCGGCGGACGATGA
- a CDS encoding UPF0058 family protein, with protein sequence MHKDDLLELHEQMVTIMEYFKEQEDIPTGAFDAYDQLDVDPSHVHKSKSEHKHAVFVLGNSLASVMSEDEFSEAGRIGKRMEELADDAESKI encoded by the coding sequence ATGCATAAGGATGACCTCCTTGAACTCCACGAACAGATGGTCACCATCATGGAGTACTTCAAGGAACAAGAAGACATTCCGACCGGCGCGTTCGACGCATACGACCAGCTCGACGTTGACCCCTCGCACGTTCACAAATCCAAGAGCGAACACAAACACGCCGTTTTCGTGCTTGGAAACTCGCTCGCGAGCGTCATGAGCGAAGACGAGTTCAGCGAGGCCGGTCGAATCGGCAAGCGAATGGAAGAACTCGCCGACGACGCCGAGAGCAAAATCTGA
- a CDS encoding DUF7524 family protein, with protein sequence MSETLPIHVNRDGLHDIDVAQSFEVDDSFTIALKNHGAPIHAHLHLDDDLSEVASLSATNHYVKADDTRHVTVTVRDAPASGKLKIVTGYGAEAAYVDVEIHERDEQQDSIPVDESLSKPQRTRPMESEPSSSNLLKNLPLVLLGLFALVLAFGAGLVVDSGIALFGTFVVLVGLGAAAYFLLQ encoded by the coding sequence GTGTCGGAAACGCTACCGATTCACGTCAACCGCGACGGCCTGCACGACATCGACGTAGCGCAGTCGTTCGAGGTTGACGACTCGTTCACCATCGCGCTGAAAAATCACGGTGCGCCGATTCACGCCCATCTTCATCTGGACGACGACCTCTCGGAAGTGGCCTCGCTTAGCGCGACGAACCACTACGTCAAAGCAGACGACACCCGTCACGTCACCGTCACGGTTCGGGATGCACCCGCCAGCGGCAAACTAAAAATCGTTACGGGATACGGGGCTGAAGCCGCCTACGTTGACGTGGAGATTCACGAACGCGACGAACAGCAGGATTCGATTCCGGTGGACGAGTCGCTCTCGAAACCCCAGCGAACGCGTCCAATGGAATCCGAACCGTCGAGTTCGAATCTGCTGAAAAACCTTCCGCTCGTGCTTCTCGGTCTGTTCGCGCTGGTGTTGGCGTTCGGTGCGGGACTGGTCGTGGATAGTGGCATCGCGCTGTTCGGCACATTCGTCGTGTTGGTCGGGCTGGGCGCGGCGGCCTATTTCCTGCTTCAGTAA
- a CDS encoding DUF7527 domain-containing protein, which yields MDARTVEQITEWDSRPFSGGFEALRDFADADFSGAVKVGGAWLFMLNGRVVGIFDGNIDSFEDANGEAYEAPHPSLPLLFSMQERGGKTQAKYYTNDTPLEEASSTLSSNKFTGYVELSENVLSGDYYVVYHGGRSMNVAYVGESEKLLTGDEAFQRANDEVGIYEVVAADVDIIDIPEPETPPEPEPEPTPTERQPSESAAESGSESEADSEPVPDSPPESDDDSVPSPPNDRQPAPSSQPSQASSPQTPPSQTTASESEPTPETEPTQTQDSPRRATPEEKREQKQSQSSQPTQSPQSSDSASETKTPASFSDEQQWRETTTIPSLDPEKSSSSKSRNTGVKQRRNTRQSPQRQSQNRNSRGAPASSSNRTKELEAELTARAKKIEALQTELKSVEVERDELKQERDRLQNELDQLRIELETVRQNSPGVTAERQITPQQAFTETNLFVRYGSKGKGTLADAAAGDASRETIESNLKLEHHTQFDVDGIAVDGKEYETFLHESMEYQFVSWLVVDLLYEIIETGHQRGLKDLFEGIQEIDRAELQGTLTAETEEGEERELSFDVILRDRMGNPLVVANINDSRDPATGEMLGSLVDASSDVASANNELSAAFQVTKSFFEPAALETTEDATSGGLLTREKRESFVKLSRKRGYHLCLVESRNGEFHLTVPEL from the coding sequence ATGGATGCGCGCACGGTCGAACAGATAACCGAGTGGGATTCACGCCCCTTCTCCGGAGGCTTCGAGGCACTCAGAGACTTCGCCGACGCCGACTTTTCCGGTGCCGTCAAAGTGGGCGGCGCGTGGCTGTTCATGTTGAACGGTCGCGTCGTCGGCATTTTCGACGGGAATATCGATAGCTTCGAGGACGCGAACGGAGAGGCATACGAAGCCCCACACCCCTCGCTTCCGCTGTTGTTCAGCATGCAGGAGCGCGGCGGAAAGACGCAGGCGAAGTACTACACCAACGATACGCCGCTCGAAGAGGCGAGCAGTACGCTCTCTTCGAACAAGTTCACGGGGTACGTCGAACTCAGTGAAAACGTCCTGAGCGGCGACTACTACGTCGTCTATCACGGCGGTCGGTCGATGAACGTCGCCTACGTCGGCGAGAGCGAAAAGCTTTTGACGGGGGACGAAGCGTTCCAGCGCGCGAACGACGAAGTCGGTATTTACGAAGTCGTCGCCGCAGACGTGGACATCATCGATATTCCGGAACCGGAAACGCCGCCGGAACCCGAACCGGAACCGACACCGACCGAGCGCCAACCGTCGGAGTCAGCCGCCGAATCGGGGTCGGAATCGGAAGCTGATTCGGAACCTGTTCCCGATTCACCACCAGAATCCGACGACGATTCGGTGCCATCCCCTCCGAACGACAGACAACCTGCTCCGTCGTCACAACCATCGCAAGCGTCCAGCCCGCAGACGCCGCCGTCACAAACGACGGCGTCTGAATCGGAACCGACGCCGGAAACGGAACCAACACAAACTCAGGATAGTCCCCGGCGCGCGACTCCGGAAGAAAAGCGGGAACAGAAACAGTCCCAGTCGTCCCAACCGACCCAGTCACCGCAGTCGTCCGATTCCGCGAGCGAAACCAAAACGCCCGCCTCGTTTTCCGACGAACAGCAGTGGCGGGAGACGACGACGATTCCGTCGCTCGACCCCGAAAAGAGTAGCTCCTCGAAATCCCGCAACACGGGCGTCAAACAGCGGCGGAACACGCGCCAGTCGCCGCAGCGACAGAGCCAAAATCGGAATTCTCGCGGCGCGCCCGCGTCCAGTTCCAACCGGACGAAAGAGTTGGAGGCCGAACTGACCGCGCGCGCGAAGAAAATCGAGGCGCTTCAAACCGAACTCAAATCCGTCGAGGTCGAGCGCGACGAACTAAAACAGGAGCGCGACCGGTTGCAGAACGAACTCGACCAACTGCGAATCGAACTCGAAACGGTTCGACAGAACAGTCCCGGCGTGACCGCGGAGCGACAGATTACGCCACAACAGGCGTTTACCGAGACGAATCTGTTCGTTCGCTACGGCTCGAAAGGCAAGGGGACGCTGGCCGACGCCGCGGCGGGCGACGCCAGTCGGGAGACGATAGAATCCAACCTGAAACTCGAACATCATACGCAGTTCGACGTGGACGGTATCGCTGTGGATGGAAAGGAGTACGAAACGTTCCTCCACGAGTCGATGGAGTACCAGTTCGTTTCGTGGCTGGTCGTTGACCTGCTGTACGAAATCATAGAAACCGGCCACCAGCGCGGACTCAAAGACCTCTTCGAAGGGATTCAGGAAATCGACCGTGCAGAACTGCAGGGAACTCTCACCGCGGAAACCGAGGAGGGCGAGGAACGCGAACTGTCGTTCGACGTCATCCTCCGCGACCGGATGGGCAATCCGCTCGTCGTGGCGAACATCAACGATTCGCGCGACCCGGCGACCGGCGAGATGCTCGGGTCGCTCGTGGACGCATCGAGCGACGTTGCCAGCGCGAACAACGAACTGAGCGCGGCCTTCCAAGTAACGAAGAGCTTCTTCGAACCGGCGGCGTTGGAGACGACGGAGGACGCAACCAGTGGCGGACTGCTGACGCGAGAAAAACGAGAAAGTTTCGTCAAGCTATCCCGAAAGCGGGGATACCATCTGTGTCTGGTCGAATCGCGTAACGGCGAGTTCCACCTAACTGTTCCAGAACTCTAA
- the cysS gene encoding cysteine--tRNA ligase, whose amino-acid sequence MTLSVSNTLSGEREPFEPGDPDSVLLYYCGLTVSDYAHLGHARGWIHTDVMHRWLEHLGYDVRHVENFTDVNEKITARAGEDDLGDDEAEVAQTFMTEVIRDMRDLNLKRADVYPRVSEHVPEIVDLIETLVEKGYAYESNGSVYFDVTTFEEYGKLSNQKVEEMEAQGGDSDEQGEKRNHADFALWKADGVSDGSIDEHRKSDTEYAVSHPSGQTWESPWGEGRPGWHIECSAMSMKHLGETIDIHVGGQDLVFPHHENEVAQSEAATGHQFARYWLHVRLLETDGEKMSSSLGNYSTVRGAMAEIGPNAVRMFLLSTSYSNRQTFNDETVSEAVDRWERVSGGYNRAVDALDSPDARTKVEDDELREEVETTRAEFESAMNDDFNTRRALAALLDLVTAVNRHVDEHDEYDYDGLKRAIETFEELGVEVLGFAFGGETGGDVRLAEDIVELVLDLREQEREAGNYERADALRDELQELGVEVQDTDSGASFTLP is encoded by the coding sequence ATGACACTCTCCGTAAGCAACACGCTCTCGGGTGAGCGAGAACCGTTCGAACCGGGCGACCCCGATTCGGTTCTCCTCTACTACTGCGGGCTGACCGTCTCCGACTATGCGCATCTCGGCCACGCGCGAGGATGGATACACACCGACGTGATGCACCGCTGGCTGGAACACCTCGGCTACGACGTGCGCCACGTCGAGAACTTCACCGACGTGAACGAGAAAATCACGGCGCGCGCAGGCGAAGACGACCTCGGCGACGACGAGGCCGAAGTCGCACAGACCTTCATGACGGAAGTTATCCGCGACATGCGCGATTTGAACCTGAAGCGCGCGGACGTGTATCCGCGGGTCAGCGAACACGTTCCGGAAATCGTAGACCTCATCGAAACGCTGGTCGAAAAAGGCTACGCCTACGAATCGAACGGGTCGGTCTACTTCGACGTGACGACGTTCGAGGAGTACGGCAAACTCTCGAATCAGAAGGTCGAGGAGATGGAAGCGCAGGGCGGCGACTCCGACGAGCAGGGTGAGAAGCGAAACCACGCCGATTTCGCGCTCTGGAAGGCAGATGGCGTAAGCGACGGCTCCATCGACGAACACCGGAAATCGGATACGGAGTATGCGGTTTCCCACCCCTCCGGCCAAACGTGGGAATCGCCGTGGGGCGAGGGACGACCGGGATGGCACATCGAATGTTCCGCAATGAGCATGAAACATCTCGGGGAAACCATCGACATCCACGTCGGCGGTCAAGACCTCGTCTTCCCGCACCACGAAAACGAGGTGGCCCAGAGCGAGGCCGCGACCGGCCACCAGTTCGCGCGCTACTGGCTTCACGTCCGACTGCTGGAAACCGACGGCGAGAAGATGAGTTCGAGCCTCGGCAACTATTCGACGGTTCGCGGCGCGATGGCCGAAATCGGCCCGAACGCGGTTCGGATGTTCCTGCTGTCCACGTCCTACTCGAACCGCCAGACGTTCAACGACGAAACCGTGAGCGAGGCAGTTGACCGCTGGGAGCGAGTTTCCGGCGGCTACAACCGTGCAGTGGACGCACTCGACAGCCCGGACGCCCGGACGAAAGTCGAAGACGACGAACTTCGTGAGGAAGTCGAGACGACTCGCGCCGAGTTCGAATCCGCGATGAACGACGACTTCAACACGCGGCGCGCGCTGGCGGCCCTACTCGACCTCGTGACCGCAGTAAACCGCCATGTCGATGAACACGACGAATACGACTACGACGGCCTTAAGCGGGCCATCGAGACGTTCGAGGAACTGGGCGTCGAAGTTCTTGGCTTTGCGTTCGGTGGCGAAACCGGCGGCGACGTGCGACTCGCCGAGGACATCGTGGAACTCGTCCTCGACCTGCGCGAACAGGAGCGCGAAGCGGGCAACTACGAGCGTGCTGACGCCCTCCGCGACGAACTACAGGAACTCGGCGTCGAGGTGCAGGATACCGATTCGGGCGCGTCATTTACGCTTCCCTAA
- a CDS encoding methytransferase partner Trm112 yields MKKSLMDIICCPLDKQELELDVRQEEAEEVIFGTLTCTQCGERYPIEDGIPNLLPPDMREA; encoded by the coding sequence ATGAAGAAATCCCTGATGGACATCATCTGCTGTCCACTGGATAAACAGGAACTCGAACTCGACGTCCGACAGGAAGAAGCGGAGGAAGTCATCTTCGGAACCCTCACCTGCACGCAGTGCGGCGAGCGCTACCCCATCGAAGACGGAATTCCGAACCTTCTCCCGCCGGATATGCGAGAAGCCTGA
- a CDS encoding adenylosuccinate synthase produces the protein MTVTIVGSQLGDEGKGRAVDLFGDAADVVARYQGGDNAGHTVVEDGTEYKLSLVPSGVIRGKVGVLGNGCVVNPETLFSEIDALRERGLDPDVRVARRAHVILPYHRVLDGIEEDVKSESDREVGTTGRGIGPTYEDKAGRRGIRIGDLLDSDRLREQLEYVVPQKRALAEDVFGVEIGDAFDIDALHEEYERYGQRLKDGNMTVNAGEFLSSRLDDGDEAIFEGAQGTIIDIDHGNYPYVTSSNPTAGGAATGTGLSPGVVGDGEIVGIVKAYLTRVGRGPLPTELGGVVGDTPGYDEQGAGENEELAEYIREEGGEYGTVTGRPRRVGWLDMPMLRHAARANGFTGLAVNHLDVLAGIDELNVGHSYEVDGGEIFTMPATTERWGRCEPNLKSFDGWPEVDWSEVVEEGYEAIPENARAYLDYISEELDAPVYAVGVGPGREETIVLTNPLE, from the coding sequence ATGACCGTAACCATCGTCGGTTCGCAACTCGGCGACGAGGGCAAAGGCCGCGCCGTCGACCTCTTCGGCGACGCCGCCGACGTTGTCGCTCGCTATCAGGGCGGCGACAACGCAGGCCACACCGTCGTCGAGGACGGCACCGAATACAAACTCTCCCTCGTTCCGAGCGGGGTTATCCGGGGCAAAGTCGGCGTCCTCGGAAACGGCTGTGTCGTCAATCCGGAGACGCTGTTCAGCGAAATAGACGCCCTCCGCGAACGGGGACTCGACCCCGACGTTCGAGTCGCACGACGCGCACACGTCATCCTTCCGTACCACCGCGTTCTAGACGGTATCGAAGAGGACGTGAAAAGCGAGTCCGACCGCGAAGTGGGGACGACGGGTCGGGGTATCGGCCCGACCTACGAGGACAAAGCCGGTCGGCGCGGTATCCGAATCGGTGACCTGCTCGACTCCGACCGCCTCCGCGAGCAACTCGAATACGTCGTCCCGCAGAAGCGTGCGCTCGCCGAAGACGTCTTTGGCGTCGAAATTGGCGACGCGTTCGACATCGACGCGCTCCACGAGGAGTACGAACGCTACGGCCAGCGCCTCAAGGACGGGAACATGACCGTCAACGCCGGAGAGTTCCTCTCTTCGCGCCTCGACGACGGCGACGAGGCGATATTCGAAGGTGCGCAGGGAACCATCATTGACATCGACCACGGCAACTACCCCTACGTCACCTCCTCGAATCCGACTGCGGGCGGGGCCGCCACGGGAACCGGCCTCAGTCCCGGCGTCGTCGGTGACGGCGAAATCGTCGGCATCGTGAAAGCCTACCTCACGCGCGTGGGGAGGGGGCCACTTCCGACCGAGCTCGGCGGCGTCGTCGGCGACACGCCCGGCTACGACGAACAGGGCGCAGGCGAAAACGAGGAACTCGCGGAGTACATCCGCGAAGAAGGTGGGGAGTACGGAACCGTCACCGGTCGGCCACGCCGCGTCGGATGGCTCGACATGCCGATGCTCCGCCACGCCGCCCGAGCGAACGGTTTCACCGGCCTCGCCGTCAACCATCTCGACGTGCTCGCTGGCATCGACGAACTGAACGTCGGCCACAGCTACGAGGTGGACGGCGGAGAAATCTTCACCATGCCAGCGACGACGGAGCGCTGGGGTCGCTGTGAACCGAATCTCAAAAGCTTCGACGGCTGGCCGGAAGTCGATTGGTCTGAAGTCGTAGAAGAAGGCTACGAGGCGATTCCGGAGAACGCACGCGCTTACCTCGATTACATCAGCGAGGAACTCGACGCGCCCGTCTACGCCGTCGGCGTCGGCCCGGGCCGAGAGGAAACCATCGTGCTGACGAATCCGCTGGAGTAA
- a CDS encoding ribbon-helix-helix domain-containing protein, which yields MPKVEITVPEHLEMQIAQMVEQGEFVNREEAIEDLLATGLKAYKTSGPMDNDRDPGLEDEGMMGHEDEYVF from the coding sequence ATGCCAAAGGTAGAGATCACCGTCCCAGAGCATCTCGAAATGCAAATCGCCCAGATGGTCGAACAGGGTGAGTTCGTCAACCGTGAAGAAGCTATCGAGGATTTGCTTGCAACCGGTCTCAAGGCATACAAGACGAGTGGGCCGATGGACAACGACAGAGATCCGGGTCTTGAAGACGAGGGGATGATGGGGCACGAAGACGAGTACGTCTTCTAA
- a CDS encoding sulfite oxidase-like oxidoreductase: MSSTDVTHLHEEFDGERLPPGQRETNKFPVLSKGSTPDWNPETWEFSVTGAVEDELSFSWDEFRDLPSETQKQDFHCVTGWSKFDCEFTGVTFTTLAELAGVKDDAVHVMFSALDDYTTNLPLADCMRDEVLFAWDFDGDSLPREHGGPLRVLTPHKYAYKGAKWVDGAEFLTEPKRGYWERRGYSNTANPWNEERYS, encoded by the coding sequence ATGAGCAGTACGGACGTTACACATCTCCACGAAGAGTTCGACGGCGAGCGACTGCCGCCGGGACAGCGCGAGACGAACAAATTTCCCGTCCTCTCCAAGGGAAGCACGCCGGACTGGAACCCCGAGACGTGGGAATTTTCGGTAACTGGTGCGGTCGAAGACGAACTCTCCTTCTCGTGGGACGAGTTCCGCGACCTGCCGAGCGAAACGCAAAAACAGGACTTTCACTGCGTCACGGGGTGGAGCAAGTTCGACTGCGAGTTTACCGGCGTCACGTTCACCACGCTCGCGGAACTGGCAGGCGTGAAAGACGACGCAGTTCACGTCATGTTCTCCGCGCTCGACGACTATACGACGAACCTCCCGCTTGCCGACTGTATGCGTGACGAGGTGCTGTTCGCCTGGGATTTCGACGGCGACTCGCTTCCGCGCGAACACGGCGGCCCCCTTCGGGTACTCACGCCGCACAAATACGCCTACAAAGGGGCGAAATGGGTGGACGGAGCCGAATTTCTCACCGAGCCGAAACGAGGATACTGGGAGAGACGAGGTTATTCCAACACTGCAAATCCATGGAATGAGGAGCGATATAGTTAG
- a CDS encoding isochorismate synthase: MPPHRDGQLSAGSSLVTRTCRISDVSFRAFLAGRPAPRIYWTTPDGLEIAASGAVARVTAEGSDRFETIRDQASDCFASVDTEGGTEATRPRLFGGFSFHAEHEPTPPWNGFPGAEFVLPEIQLTRTETETWLTVSARNRTPDEVEATLAELRAELDELPGMRPREESPGVKSTRHTTAREEWGEQVRQATEQIRAGELQKVVLATALEVELENPVAVPDTLERLRTSYPECYRFLFEPTTAGGFFGAPPERLVSLRGQTVETEALAGSIARGETPEEDDELAELLAESEKVREEHELVAETIHDGLEPLASSVIVANRQVKRLSNIQHLQTPISATLDGDEHVLSVVEALHPTPAVGGLPPEMAKRTIRETETFDRGWYASPVGWFDANGDGEFAVGIRSGVAAESRVTLFGGNGIVADSDPDDEWDEVQLKFLPILDELE, encoded by the coding sequence ATGCCACCGCACCGTGACGGCCAACTGTCGGCGGGAAGTTCCCTCGTAACCCGAACCTGCCGAATATCCGACGTTTCGTTTCGCGCGTTTCTCGCCGGGCGGCCGGCACCGAGAATCTACTGGACGACACCCGACGGACTCGAAATCGCCGCGAGTGGCGCTGTCGCTCGCGTTACGGCGGAGGGTTCCGACCGATTCGAGACCATCCGCGACCAAGCGAGCGACTGCTTCGCCTCGGTCGATACGGAGGGTGGGACTGAAGCAACCCGTCCCCGCCTCTTCGGCGGGTTTTCGTTTCACGCCGAACACGAACCGACTCCGCCATGGAATGGCTTCCCCGGCGCGGAGTTCGTCCTCCCCGAAATCCAGTTGACCCGAACGGAGACGGAGACGTGGCTCACGGTTTCCGCCCGCAACAGGACACCCGACGAAGTCGAAGCAACGTTGGCAGAACTGCGGGCCGAACTGGACGAACTGCCGGGAATGCGCCCGCGCGAGGAGTCTCCCGGCGTGAAATCGACTCGTCACACCACCGCACGCGAAGAGTGGGGAGAACAGGTTCGACAAGCAACCGAGCAAATCCGCGCTGGCGAACTACAGAAAGTCGTTCTCGCAACCGCGCTCGAAGTCGAACTGGAAAACCCCGTCGCGGTTCCGGACACGCTCGAACGACTGCGAACGTCCTACCCGGAATGTTACCGGTTCCTCTTCGAACCCACGACGGCGGGCGGATTTTTCGGCGCGCCGCCGGAACGACTCGTTTCGCTCCGCGGTCAGACGGTCGAAACCGAGGCCCTCGCCGGGTCGATTGCCAGAGGCGAAACACCCGAAGAGGACGACGAACTGGCCGAACTGCTGGCCGAAAGCGAGAAAGTGCGCGAGGAACACGAACTCGTCGCCGAAACCATCCATGACGGACTCGAACCGCTCGCATCGTCCGTCATCGTCGCAAATCGGCAGGTCAAGCGACTTTCGAACATCCAACACCTTCAGACGCCGATTTCGGCGACGCTCGACGGCGACGAACACGTTCTGTCGGTGGTCGAAGCACTTCACCCGACGCCCGCGGTCGGCGGCCTGCCGCCTGAAATGGCCAAACGAACCATCCGCGAGACGGAGACGTTCGACCGCGGATGGTACGCATCGCCGGTCGGGTGGTTCGACGCAAACGGCGACGGCGAGTTCGCTGTCGGGATTCGTTCCGGCGTCGCCGCCGAATCGCGCGTGACCCTGTTTGGCGGCAACGGCATCGTCGCCGACAGCGACCCGGACGACGAGTGGGACGAAGTGCAGTTGAAATTCCTCCCGATTTTGGACGAACTCGAATGA